Below is a window of Thermodesulfobacteriota bacterium DNA.
AGAAAAAGACACTAAAAAGGCTAAATCCAAAAAGAAGAAGTAATTCATTGTAATTTCCCGCCCTACTCTTTAAGATATCATTATAAATTAATCAACAGCTGTAAGGATAGCCATGGACTTAGGCATTAAAGACAAAGTAGCGATCGTAGCGGCATCAAGTAAAGGACTCGGCAAGGCCACAGCAATAGCGCTTGCTAACGAAGGCGTAAAGCTTACTATTTGCGCTCGTGATAGAGACACCCTTTTTAAAACCGCAGACAATATTATCGCCCAAACCTCTGCCGATGTGCTGCCGGTAGTTTGTGATGTTAGCAGCACGGAGCAAGTTAAGAACGTAGTCAATGAAACTATAAACAAATACTCCAGAGTGGACATCCTAGTTAACAATGCAGGAGGACCACCAACAGGCGAATTTTTGGATTTTTCATTGGAAGCTTGGCAAAAAGCAGTTGAGCTTAACCTGTATAGTGCAATCACATTTAGTAAAGAAGTAATACCCCATATGCAAAAAAATAAATGGGGCCGCATCATAAACATCACCTCCTATGCGGTCAAACAGCCCGTCGATGGGTTGATGCTGTCTAACACCGTTAGAGCCGGAATAGTCGGGCTTGCAAAAACTCTTTCTAATGAATTTGCTTCGGATAATATTTTAGTGAACAACATTTGCCCTGGAAGAATTCATACAGACCGTATTATCTTTCTCGCAAATGATAGAGCGCAAAAACTGGGAAAGGATATTGATCAGGTGATTGAGGAGATGGGAGAAGATGTTCCGGTCGGAAGAATCGGAAAACCAGAAGAGCTTGCAGCCCTAGCAGTATTTTTGGCCTCTGAGAAAGCTAGCTATATCACTGGAACAACAATTCAAGTAGACGGAGGGCTTACAAAGAGCCTTCTCTAAAATGTCACACGAAAAAAGTAAAAGAAATTCTGATGGAAGCTCCGTTCTTTATCTCGCCCTACTGTGCCTTCTATACTTTTTTCTTACCTCTAATTACTTGCCCTTTGGAAACGATGATGAGTTTAATCAAGATGATTTGATCTACGTTGAAATTTCAGAGGATGACTCATCAAAAGTAATAAGTGTCACAAATCCAGCTCAGCTTAAAGCATTGAAATCAAAACATAAGGTTACCCAAGACCTTAGATCTGGTGACAAAATCGTTATAGAAGGATAT
It encodes the following:
- a CDS encoding helix-hairpin-helix domain-containing protein; translated protein: MSHEKSKRNSDGSSVLYLALLCLLYFFLTSNYLPFGNDDEFNQDDLIYVEISEDDSSKVISVTNPAQLKALKSKHKVTQDLRSGDKIVIEGYSSIEKMSGLKRISLGIPIGINSAELEDLTAIPGIGPLLAQSIIDYISNKEEIESIDELDSIEGIGKYKLESLKSHTTID
- a CDS encoding SDR family oxidoreductase, with product MDLGIKDKVAIVAASSKGLGKATAIALANEGVKLTICARDRDTLFKTADNIIAQTSADVLPVVCDVSSTEQVKNVVNETINKYSRVDILVNNAGGPPTGEFLDFSLEAWQKAVELNLYSAITFSKEVIPHMQKNKWGRIINITSYAVKQPVDGLMLSNTVRAGIVGLAKTLSNEFASDNILVNNICPGRIHTDRIIFLANDRAQKLGKDIDQVIEEMGEDVPVGRIGKPEELAALAVFLASEKASYITGTTIQVDGGLTKSLL